The following proteins are co-located in the Halorubrum aethiopicum genome:
- a CDS encoding helix-hairpin-helix domain-containing protein, with translation MVVVAITYLYDRVAGDDPEPGTVEHAEHLWTTDQISMAEYERRVELAVDDRAQRIQTVTRAISGVGPDTARALASEFESLDELHRADRERIESIHGIGPSTADAIEEHLAR, from the coding sequence GTGGTCGTCGTCGCGATCACGTATCTGTACGATCGCGTTGCCGGCGACGATCCCGAGCCCGGCACCGTTGAGCACGCCGAGCACCTGTGGACGACCGATCAGATCAGTATGGCCGAGTACGAACGCCGAGTCGAACTCGCAGTCGACGACCGTGCCCAGCGGATTCAGACGGTCACACGCGCCATCTCCGGCGTCGGTCCGGACACAGCGCGTGCGCTCGCGTCGGAGTTCGAGTCCCTCGACGAGCTACACCGTGCGGATCGCGAGCGCATCGAGAGCATCCACGGTATCGGCCCGTCGACCGCCGACGCGATCGAAGAGCACCTCGCACGATGA